The Bacillota bacterium genome contains a region encoding:
- a CDS encoding PKD domain-containing protein — MQKILALILSLIVVFQPSLNVFGQAWSFLDFSATNTVHQDTEAIEQDLETNELVHKREANVKHFAEDESSYRAEIYPFPVHYQHGEDWFDIDNTLIEAKDRSGNPVIHNKSNSFQVQFAGDQYSEQLWSLIKGNYAISWNLAAEKQSIKPVIYNLDETDSKLVSVLEYEDIVDGLTVTHMVEPKGLKTWTTVASQESVNQLAFDLYVVNLNAQSSPDGSIVFFDPEDKMPAPVFTLQSPEIIDAAGERIDVVEYELKQSNNGYSLLLLPDADWLADPERAFPIFIEATKTALTGPENVEMVSVSVEDSDEQAVGLSTAETYSFSRIQLPELDAEATITSANFNHRIFERFVDYPTQMSLHQVLEGWDINQIPEGVLPEYESEEINPQSLPDLAHFTWDITEMVKSWHNGADNHGVVLKGVDYSAAKDFSLPKVVAENQVTKIPLLVLEFQDADESHDVTTQGDDEAVETESVDVDSFLSTGMDDNSILQHSIFSGFYHNLAIKHDGTAWSWGRNNYGQLGDGTVTYRDYPVQVEGLTDVKAVAGGQEHSVALKADGTVWAWGRNNNGQLGDGTLTTRRTPIQVEGLTDVIALSCGSYHSVALKSDGTVWSWGLNNAGQLGDGTLTNRRTPVQVIDLDGIVNIFAGMRRSYALKEDGTGWAWGWNNNGQLGDGSTTNQRRPVKMIVIDDIEAIAIGNAYLILLKRDQTVWAWGINNYGQLGDGTTVTRSSPVRIDSLENIAAIAAGYEHSMALTEDGFVLSWGRNNSGQLGDGTTVNKSTPIQVHNISGIQYIAASGGWHSFAMGGDGIIWVWGQNNSGQLGDGTRTNRLLPVPLLQFDGEPPTMPTDLRLESKTGSSVTLTWTGSTDNVGVEGYEIFRDGVSVGSASGTSFTDSELIPDTVYTYSVRAFDAAGNFSEHSETISAIPLMPRITGVTPVHGSTIGGPVQERLTVNFANSQNAAGSRATFEFSIDGLEWTMIDSAVFGPYVLDSNTIYFYTNWDLTPLASDEYLLRYTVYDAEDNSDSIDIMYDVNRTPPAAVENLGAEPDCARINLTWSMASEAIVSYYNVYRSEAEAGPYSLLKKVDGRATTHFTDGAVQAETTYYYKVRAVDKFDQEGSSSNIASAQADPDTIPPVVLGIAPIDGTSFGAQAQITVRAEDNVALAAITLQYYDSDHEDWVAIETIETANNAVFTWTTEGLTGDVQVRAIARDAAGNESDGLPVRTYYIDTQGPEKVENLRATPYTVSALLQWDDVSDDDFAYFQVERKSNPDGEFVAIGTTDNRLRMTVSDLEHSTTYWFRVVAYDRHGNRGTPSDELAVTTTADITRPYISDLGPQPGYYAYSISLRGTAIDDVGVISFTFQISDDLETWDDIVTLPVAGAPREATVTYDFDISGYPDGTYYVRGVAVDEAGNVSITSSIASYVEYRFDHTPPQAPAGFRVEHTEGSIILAWDLGQENNLKYYRVSKALSPDGPYTVVRDNLTALGYQDRDVQPEQEYYYKVSVVDAAGNESELAGPVAAQLSPDTEAPEVVSIHPGTETGLPAYPKLHVLAADNYKLARITAEYWCDHTSQWLAIGSKYVDVYSDVASFIWDTDGLEDGVYVVRYSAEDQAGNISEPRIVEYELKVTPPAAPLVTVTSGDWNITVSWEYDAEDEPERFQVYRSSDGEDERLIQVTADTSFTDSMLNPAHAYSYAVEVIDQYGNSSRSKQAVATPRNNDIYPPTAIAGDDRVSIIGMPVQFDGTLSTDNDRIASHLWEFGDGTTAEGARPVHIFAEAGVYTVSLTVTDPAGNSDSDTLQVTVQPQEQVGTLEVRVLDVDTGEPLSGASVYVDFPDNTPPRFTADGTGIATIVAAPGNYNISAYKTGYLPAEINATVLQYQNSTVTIQLERGELVVGDLSVRRLDIDEIAEAGIDVNAPENQFVYKFDVHLEFAQAPLPVSYVYVNGHGDLLMGGEPVAYTPRGTGGGNTPGQGRGNGTAYPKVITHSDHPDVQPTIAYLVVSQEISWLKEFFEVGLVLTNMAEPQFVLADSSATLQLPAGLSLATTEVAQSRQVNFGDIAGQESREAKWVIRGDEQGYYDLAVDFNGTLLPFNDSVQTNFQTSEPFRVWGGDALHIYVDVQDAAYIGEQYFAQFRVTNESDIPIYNLKTTLGAYMEPNPVHEVIVTHLDGSTSVRRSGGGFNFVLPSTDARWRLPYLQNGDSVEIDVLAPGESIHGTYAAGFAAAGDPYEVYYVLRNAFHVTRTGSNVEVPVTIRTIPSHVSKSRLVYVDNRAMWADPVDTTTGAFVIEREALSVLGATELSLDLEYNSLLLEAGDVGKGWSHNFEQRLEEQPDGTIKVYWSPSNYNIFFPKDHATRHIYGEEIAGGTFRIAESDLDTEQEYVTWVNGLQNYLLKKHDDGAYTLTCDSMNEYLFDASGQLSGMVDKNGRTVAVERPDSSALVIAEPASGQTLTLHYSDEGLIERVTDRTGRSTTFAYSENNCLAKITDPLGNATTYTYDEDGRVLTGTDGEGVRFIDNTYDSKGRVASQVDGVGALTRFDYDETSEFWRTVVTITDRNGNTRKHVTNRLGQFVRIEDELGRTTHFTYDGLGNRTSEVEANGNATIYTYDERGNLLTVSDAEGTQTAMTYDDNNNVLTLTNADGNDVINTYDERNLLVSTVETNGGLTTYTYNEHAQILSKTVEGSGTMYYTYEDGLVKTVTDFLGNVTSMEYDEIGRLLTVTDREGNTSSYTYDAVNSVLTETDPLGNTVSYTYDARYNKRTETDQLGNTTEFRYNGNGQLTESIDALGNKTRYIYDGEDRLLKTIDSEGNVTETVYDPAGQVITVRDAQGNEAQFTYHIEGLLATETAPGEGVTAFTYYKNGQLHTSTDALGNTSTHYYDPCWRLSQVVDAEGNKTAYTYDSAGNIATETDPLGNTISYTYDSLGRLISVEDALGNVTEYGYDANGNLLEVTDALGNKTRYVYDKEDRVIEIIDARGNSTSATYDAAGNLVAATDALGNSLTMEYDAAGNLIETKDAYGKPVAKTTYDALHQPIREEDALGNVVIYDYDSLGQLIEIIDALNRKTKLHYNEIGQLTTVLDPLEGESSQSFDADGNLATITDPNGNQQSFNYDELGRLVEESTAIGSTKTYGYNALSLLTEMTNGRGQETTFEYDAAGRLVSFTDPDGTVTYTYDANGNILTVTDENGTIIRTYDALGRVKSFTDVNGNTIEYTYDEVGNLTTLTYPGGQVVEYEYDAADRLTTVTDWNNRVTTYEYDKNGRLNKTIRPNGSELTITHDDAGQIIQKLDTDSVGNIINQYDYTYDASGKVTVELSATEPRLYDLNSLTMVYDEGNRLVSYDGQDVEYDADGNMTFGPLDGQMVEYIYDSRNRLIQAGDTEYIYDAENNRIASIEDGVRTDYVTNPHAHLSQLLVESTSGNETYYVYGIGLIGHQEPNGAYRTYHFDIRGSTTAITNQDGVVTDRFQYGPYGELVKQEGTTKTPFLYNGRDGVQTENSGLYYMRARYYNPEIKRFINQDVLMGDISDGRSLNRYAYAGGNPVTMVDPFGLSPEFSSASIYGNLFARLGGLFLGGGVTGTLMLCCRHADPYQRRS, encoded by the coding sequence ATGCAAAAAATTCTTGCCCTAATCTTGAGCCTGATTGTTGTTTTTCAGCCATCATTAAATGTTTTTGGACAGGCCTGGAGTTTCCTGGACTTTTCGGCCACAAACACAGTTCACCAGGACACTGAGGCTATTGAGCAAGACCTTGAGACCAATGAGCTAGTGCATAAAAGGGAAGCAAATGTAAAGCACTTTGCTGAAGATGAATCAAGTTATCGTGCGGAGATTTACCCATTTCCTGTTCATTATCAGCATGGAGAAGACTGGTTTGATATCGACAACACTTTAATTGAGGCGAAAGATAGATCTGGCAATCCAGTGATACATAACAAAAGCAATAGTTTTCAAGTCCAGTTTGCTGGAGACCAATATTCAGAGCAGCTCTGGTCGCTTATTAAAGGCAACTACGCAATTTCATGGAATCTTGCGGCGGAAAAACAAAGCATAAAGCCAGTTATTTATAACCTTGACGAAACTGACAGTAAGTTGGTTTCTGTGTTGGAGTATGAAGATATAGTTGATGGACTCACCGTTACCCATATGGTCGAGCCTAAGGGGCTGAAGACATGGACAACTGTCGCTAGTCAGGAATCAGTAAATCAATTGGCCTTTGACCTCTATGTTGTAAATCTCAATGCGCAGAGTTCACCGGATGGCTCAATTGTATTTTTTGATCCAGAAGACAAAATGCCTGCCCCAGTGTTCACCTTACAGTCACCAGAGATTATTGATGCTGCCGGAGAACGTATAGATGTTGTAGAGTATGAGTTAAAACAATCAAATAACGGGTACTCTTTGTTATTATTACCAGATGCAGATTGGCTGGCTGACCCGGAGCGGGCATTTCCCATATTCATTGAAGCTACAAAAACTGCTTTGACTGGACCCGAAAATGTTGAAATGGTGAGCGTGTCTGTTGAGGATTCTGACGAACAGGCGGTGGGCCTGTCAACAGCTGAAACTTATAGTTTTAGCCGGATTCAATTGCCTGAGTTAGATGCTGAAGCGACAATCACTTCCGCAAACTTTAACCATCGCATTTTCGAAAGATTTGTAGATTATCCGACGCAGATGAGTCTGCATCAGGTTCTTGAAGGTTGGGACATAAATCAAATACCTGAAGGTGTTCTGCCTGAATACGAGAGTGAAGAAATAAATCCACAATCGCTTCCAGATTTAGCACACTTTACCTGGGACATTACCGAAATGGTAAAGAGTTGGCATAACGGTGCCGATAATCATGGTGTTGTATTAAAGGGCGTTGACTACAGTGCTGCAAAGGACTTTAGTTTGCCTAAAGTTGTAGCCGAAAACCAGGTGACAAAAATACCTTTGCTTGTGTTGGAGTTTCAAGACGCTGACGAGTCTCACGATGTTACAACGCAAGGTGATGACGAAGCAGTGGAGACGGAGTCGGTCGATGTTGATTCATTTTTATCCACTGGCATGGATGATAACTCCATCCTTCAGCATTCTATATTTTCCGGATTTTATCATAATCTTGCAATAAAGCATGATGGAACCGCGTGGTCATGGGGGCGTAATAATTATGGCCAGCTTGGTGATGGGACTGTAACATATCGGGATTACCCAGTTCAGGTAGAAGGATTGACTGATGTCAAAGCGGTGGCTGGCGGCCAGGAGCACAGCGTCGCATTAAAGGCAGACGGGACAGTTTGGGCGTGGGGAAGAAATAACAATGGGCAATTGGGGGATGGAACTTTAACTACAAGGCGCACACCAATCCAGGTGGAAGGTCTTACTGATGTAATTGCCCTCTCCTGCGGCTCGTACCATAGCGTTGCCTTAAAAAGCGATGGGACGGTTTGGAGTTGGGGGTTAAATAACGCCGGTCAGCTTGGGGATGGGACATTAACAAACAGGCGGACTCCTGTACAAGTGATAGATTTAGACGGTATTGTTAATATTTTTGCTGGTATGCGGAGAAGTTACGCACTAAAGGAAGATGGTACAGGCTGGGCCTGGGGATGGAATAATAATGGGCAATTAGGTGATGGTTCGACGACCAACCAACGCAGGCCGGTCAAGATGATAGTAATCGATGACATAGAGGCAATTGCAATTGGGAACGCTTATCTTATTCTCTTAAAAAGGGATCAAACTGTTTGGGCTTGGGGCATTAACAATTACGGACAGCTTGGTGATGGAACAACAGTGACAAGAAGTAGTCCAGTAAGGATTGATTCCCTTGAAAATATTGCGGCAATTGCAGCAGGGTACGAACACAGTATGGCATTAACTGAAGATGGATTTGTGCTTTCTTGGGGGCGGAATAATTCGGGTCAGCTTGGAGATGGCACAACCGTAAATAAATCCACGCCGATTCAGGTCCACAATATATCCGGAATACAGTACATCGCTGCATCTGGTGGCTGGCATAGTTTCGCCATGGGGGGTGATGGAATTATCTGGGTTTGGGGGCAGAATAATTCTGGACAATTGGGTGATGGAACAAGGACCAACCGCCTATTGCCTGTCCCCCTGCTTCAATTCGATGGGGAACCCCCCACTATGCCGACCGACCTCCGATTGGAATCTAAAACCGGTTCATCTGTGACCCTGACATGGACAGGCTCAACAGATAATGTCGGTGTAGAGGGTTATGAGATCTTCCGTGACGGCGTGTCGGTTGGCAGTGCTTCAGGGACAAGCTTTACCGACTCGGAGTTAATCCCGGATACGGTATATACCTACTCCGTCCGGGCATTTGATGCCGCGGGTAATTTTTCAGAGCACAGCGAGACTATCAGTGCTATTCCCCTGATGCCCAGAATAACCGGGGTCACACCTGTTCATGGTAGTACCATCGGTGGCCCGGTTCAAGAGCGACTGACCGTCAATTTTGCCAACAGCCAAAATGCAGCTGGCTCCAGGGCAACCTTTGAATTCTCCATCGATGGCCTGGAGTGGACTATGATTGACAGCGCTGTGTTCGGTCCTTATGTCCTGGACTCCAACACAATTTACTTCTACACCAATTGGGATTTAACACCCTTAGCTAGCGATGAATACTTGCTTCGCTATACTGTCTATGATGCTGAAGATAACTCAGACAGCATTGATATTATGTACGATGTTAATCGCACACCGCCTGCAGCCGTGGAAAATTTAGGAGCGGAGCCGGACTGTGCCCGCATCAATCTTACATGGTCTATGGCCAGCGAAGCCATTGTCTCCTACTATAATGTTTACAGGTCAGAAGCTGAGGCCGGTCCATATTCACTGCTTAAAAAAGTGGACGGCCGCGCCACTACCCATTTTACTGATGGCGCTGTCCAGGCTGAAACAACATACTATTACAAAGTTCGTGCTGTAGATAAGTTTGACCAGGAAGGCAGCTCATCAAATATTGCCTCTGCTCAAGCAGATCCGGATACAATTCCCCCGGTTGTATTGGGTATCGCTCCGATTGACGGGACAAGCTTTGGAGCCCAGGCCCAAATCACTGTGCGGGCAGAGGATAATGTGGCATTAGCTGCCATTACATTACAGTATTATGATTCTGACCACGAAGATTGGGTTGCCATTGAGACAATAGAGACGGCCAATAATGCGGTATTTACCTGGACTACCGAAGGACTGACGGGAGATGTGCAGGTTCGTGCCATTGCCCGGGACGCTGCCGGTAATGAGAGTGATGGCCTACCCGTACGCACCTATTATATTGATACCCAGGGACCGGAAAAGGTGGAAAACTTACGGGCCACTCCCTATACAGTCAGTGCCCTGTTGCAATGGGACGATGTTTCTGATGACGATTTTGCCTATTTCCAGGTAGAACGGAAAAGTAATCCGGATGGGGAATTTGTGGCCATCGGAACCACCGATAACAGGCTGAGAATGACTGTGTCTGATTTGGAGCACAGCACCACCTACTGGTTCCGGGTAGTCGCATATGACCGGCATGGCAACCGGGGCACTCCCTCGGACGAGCTGGCGGTGACGACTACTGCGGATATCACTCGTCCGTATATTTCCGACCTAGGTCCGCAACCCGGGTATTATGCCTACTCAATCAGCCTGCGTGGTACAGCTATAGACGATGTCGGTGTTATATCATTTACTTTCCAGATTTCAGATGACCTGGAGACCTGGGATGATATTGTCACCCTGCCTGTTGCCGGAGCGCCCAGGGAGGCGACAGTCACCTATGATTTCGACATATCCGGCTATCCAGACGGAACCTACTATGTCCGTGGTGTAGCTGTTGATGAAGCGGGCAACGTAAGTATCACATCATCCATTGCATCTTACGTGGAATACAGGTTTGATCATACCCCTCCACAGGCGCCGGCTGGATTTAGAGTAGAACATACAGAGGGCAGCATCATTTTGGCCTGGGATTTGGGGCAGGAAAATAACCTGAAGTACTACCGGGTTTCTAAGGCTCTGAGTCCGGACGGTCCTTATACTGTGGTGCGGGACAACCTGACCGCCCTGGGGTACCAAGACCGCGATGTCCAGCCTGAACAAGAATACTACTATAAAGTTTCCGTTGTGGACGCAGCTGGAAATGAGAGTGAGCTTGCCGGTCCAGTCGCTGCCCAATTATCTCCGGATACAGAGGCACCTGAGGTTGTCAGCATCCATCCGGGCACCGAAACGGGCCTGCCGGCGTATCCTAAATTGCATGTCTTGGCAGCGGATAATTATAAGCTGGCCAGGATTACTGCCGAATATTGGTGTGACCATACTAGCCAATGGTTGGCAATTGGCAGCAAATACGTGGACGTGTACAGTGATGTCGCCAGCTTTATCTGGGATACCGACGGTCTAGAGGATGGAGTATATGTCGTCAGATATAGTGCGGAGGACCAGGCTGGCAACATTAGCGAGCCCCGGATTGTAGAATATGAGCTAAAGGTAACTCCCCCCGCGGCACCGCTGGTTACCGTAACTTCCGGGGATTGGAATATCACAGTTTCCTGGGAATATGACGCCGAGGATGAACCGGAGCGGTTCCAGGTTTATCGGAGTAGCGATGGTGAAGATGAGCGGTTAATTCAGGTAACCGCGGATACCTCTTTCACCGATTCAATGCTCAATCCTGCCCATGCCTACAGTTATGCGGTAGAGGTCATCGACCAATACGGGAACTCCTCCCGGAGTAAGCAAGCGGTGGCCACCCCACGGAATAACGACATTTATCCGCCCACTGCGATAGCCGGCGACGACCGGGTCTCGATTATCGGCATGCCCGTCCAGTTTGACGGCACGCTCTCCACAGACAATGACCGGATTGCCAGCCATCTTTGGGAATTTGGCGATGGCACCACTGCAGAAGGAGCGCGGCCTGTCCACATATTCGCCGAAGCAGGAGTTTATACTGTATCGCTTACAGTTACAGACCCGGCGGGCAACAGCGATTCTGATACCCTGCAGGTGACCGTCCAGCCCCAAGAACAAGTTGGGACTCTGGAGGTGCGTGTGCTGGATGTCGATACCGGCGAACCACTCTCTGGCGCCAGTGTATATGTGGATTTCCCAGACAACACGCCGCCCCGGTTTACAGCCGATGGCACCGGCATCGCCACTATTGTGGCGGCACCCGGAAACTACAACATTTCCGCATATAAAACCGGTTACCTGCCAGCAGAGATTAACGCTACGGTCCTGCAATACCAAAATTCGACTGTCACAATCCAGCTGGAAAGAGGCGAGCTGGTTGTAGGCGATTTGAGCGTGCGCCGTTTGGACATTGATGAAATCGCGGAAGCGGGTATCGATGTCAATGCGCCGGAGAATCAGTTTGTTTATAAGTTTGATGTACATCTGGAATTTGCCCAGGCTCCCCTGCCAGTAAGCTATGTATACGTAAACGGCCATGGTGACCTTCTTATGGGAGGTGAGCCCGTTGCTTATACCCCTCGGGGCACGGGCGGGGGTAACACCCCTGGCCAAGGGCGGGGGAATGGGACAGCCTATCCCAAGGTAATAACCCATAGCGACCATCCTGATGTTCAGCCCACCATTGCCTATCTGGTAGTATCTCAGGAAATCAGCTGGCTGAAAGAATTCTTTGAGGTGGGATTGGTTCTTACCAATATGGCTGAGCCCCAGTTTGTGTTGGCGGACTCTTCGGCAACGTTGCAGCTGCCGGCCGGGCTGTCTCTGGCCACCACCGAAGTTGCGCAATCCCGACAGGTCAATTTCGGCGACATTGCCGGTCAGGAATCCCGGGAGGCCAAGTGGGTGATCCGGGGCGATGAGCAGGGTTATTACGACTTGGCAGTTGATTTCAACGGGACTTTGTTGCCCTTCAACGACTCCGTTCAGACCAACTTCCAGACCAGCGAACCTTTCCGGGTCTGGGGCGGCGATGCCCTGCATATTTACGTCGATGTTCAGGATGCGGCATATATTGGCGAACAATATTTCGCCCAGTTCAGAGTCACTAACGAATCGGATATTCCCATCTATAATCTCAAAACCACTCTTGGCGCATATATGGAGCCAAATCCTGTCCATGAAGTGATTGTGACCCATCTCGATGGCTCAACAAGCGTGCGCAGGAGCGGCGGTGGATTTAACTTCGTCCTGCCTTCCACCGATGCCCGTTGGCGTCTCCCCTATCTCCAAAACGGTGACTCGGTGGAAATTGACGTGTTGGCACCGGGCGAGAGCATTCACGGTACTTATGCCGCAGGATTTGCGGCCGCGGGTGATCCGTACGAAGTCTATTACGTGTTGCGAAATGCTTTCCATGTCACCCGCACTGGCAGTAATGTTGAGGTGCCGGTAACCATTCGCACGATACCCAGTCACGTATCAAAGTCCAGACTAGTTTATGTGGATAACAGGGCGATGTGGGCCGATCCGGTTGACACAACCACCGGCGCCTTCGTTATTGAGCGGGAAGCTTTGAGCGTGCTGGGGGCAACGGAACTGTCCCTGGATCTGGAATATAACTCGCTTTTGCTGGAAGCGGGGGACGTGGGCAAGGGTTGGAGCCACAATTTTGAGCAACGCTTGGAGGAACAGCCCGACGGGACAATTAAGGTCTATTGGTCGCCGTCTAACTATAATATTTTCTTCCCCAAAGACCACGCTACCCGTCATATCTATGGCGAAGAAATCGCCGGTGGCACCTTCAGGATAGCCGAGAGCGATCTCGACACAGAACAGGAGTATGTAACCTGGGTCAATGGCTTACAAAATTACCTGCTGAAGAAGCATGACGATGGCGCCTATACCCTGACCTGTGACAGTATGAATGAGTATCTGTTTGACGCCAGCGGACAGTTGTCTGGTATGGTGGACAAGAACGGTCGAACTGTCGCTGTTGAGCGCCCCGATTCTTCAGCCCTTGTGATTGCCGAGCCTGCCTCCGGCCAGACCTTAACCCTCCATTACAGCGACGAGGGATTAATCGAACGTGTCACTGACCGCACCGGCCGGTCGACCACCTTCGCCTACAGCGAAAACAATTGTCTGGCCAAGATAACCGATCCGCTTGGTAACGCCACCACCTACACCTATGATGAGGACGGTCGGGTACTCACCGGCACCGACGGCGAAGGGGTCAGGTTTATTGACAATACCTATGATTCCAAAGGTCGGGTTGCCTCCCAGGTCGACGGTGTTGGCGCACTAACCAGGTTCGACTATGATGAAACCAGTGAGTTCTGGCGGACCGTGGTTACAATCACCGACCGAAACGGAAACACACGCAAGCATGTGACCAACCGACTGGGTCAATTTGTGCGCATTGAAGATGAACTGGGTCGCACTACCCATTTCACCTATGACGGCTTGGGCAACCGGACCAGCGAGGTCGAGGCTAATGGCAACGCCACCATTTACACATATGATGAGCGGGGCAATCTGCTGACTGTTTCTGATGCTGAAGGCACCCAGACAGCAATGACCTATGACGATAACAACAATGTCCTGACGCTTACTAACGCCGACGGCAATGATGTAATTAATACCTATGATGAGCGGAATTTGCTGGTCTCCACCGTGGAAACCAACGGGGGGCTGACCACGTACACCTATAACGAACATGCGCAGATTTTGTCCAAGACGGTTGAGGGTTCCGGCACTATGTACTACACCTATGAAGACGGTTTGGTTAAAACCGTAACCGATTTCTTGGGCAATGTCACCAGCATGGAATATGACGAGATTGGCAGACTGCTTACGGTTACTGATCGGGAGGGCAATACGAGCAGTTATACCTATGATGCCGTCAACAGTGTCCTGACGGAAACCGATCCCCTTGGCAATACTGTAAGCTACACTTATGACGCCCGCTATAACAAGCGCACAGAAACAGATCAGTTGGGTAATACAACAGAATTCAGGTATAACGGCAACGGTCAACTGACTGAGTCCATTGATGCCCTGGGGAACAAGACCAGGTACATTTACGATGGCGAAGACCGGTTGCTGAAGACCATCGACTCTGAGGGGAATGTTACGGAGACAGTGTACGACCCGGCGGGGCAGGTAATTACTGTTCGGGACGCCCAGGGCAATGAGGCCCAGTTCACTTACCACATTGAGGGCCTCCTAGCCACGGAGACCGCTCCCGGGGAAGGTGTTACAGCCTTCACCTATTACAAAAACGGTCAGCTGCATACCAGTACCGACGCCCTGGGCAATACCAGCACCCATTACTATGATCCGTGCTGGCGCCTGAGCCAGGTTGTCGATGCCGAAGGAAACAAAACTGCATACACTTATGACAGCGCCGGCAATATTGCCACCGAGACCGATCCCCTGGGCAATACAATCAGCTACACCTATGACAGTCTGGGACGCCTCATCAGTGTGGAGGATGCTTTGGGCAATGTCACCGAATACGGATATGACGCCAACGGCAATCTCCTCGAGGTTACAGATGCCCTTGGCAATAAGACCCGGTATGTCTATGATAAAGAGGACAGGGTCATAGAAATTATAGATGCACGGGGCAATTCCACCAGCGCCACCTACGATGCGGCCGGCAATCTGGTTGCGGCAACAGATGCCCTTGGCAATTCACTGACCATGGAATATGACGCTGCAGGCAACCTGATTGAGACAAAAGACGCCTATGGCAAGCCAGTCGCCAAGACCACTTACGACGCATTACACCAGCCGATACGGGAAGAAGACGCGCTGGGCAACGTGGTCATTTACGATTACGACAGCCTTGGTCAGCTGATTGAAATAATTGATGCCCTGAACCGCAAGACCAAACTTCACTATAACGAGATCGGCCAGCTTACAACTGTCCTCGACCCCTTGGAGGGAGAAAGCAGCCAGAGCTTCGATGCCGATGGCAATCTCGCCACAATAACTGACCCCAACGGCAACCAACAATCCTTTAACTATGACGAACTGGGACGCTTGGTGGAAGAGTCCACTGCAATCGGCAGCACCAAGACCTACGGCTACAACGCCCTCAGCCTCTTGACCGAAATGACCAACGGCCGTGGCCAGGAGACAACTTTCGAGTACGATGCTGCCGGCCGCCTGGTCAGCTTTACTGATCCCGACGGCACGGTTACCTATACCTATGATGCCAATGGCAATATTCTAACGGTAACCGATGAAAACGGGACCATCATTCGCACCTATGACGCTCTGGGTCGGGTGAAAAGCTTTACCGATGTGAACGGCAATACGATAGAATATACTTATGATGAAGTTGGCAACCTGACAACTCTTACCTATCCCGGTGGACAGGTGGTAGAATATGAGTATGATGCCGCCGACCGTTTAACGACGGTCACAGACTGGAACAACCGGGTCACCACTTACGAGTACGACAAAAACGGCCGGCTGAATAAGACAATCCGACCCAATGGCAGCGAACTGACAATAACCCACGATGATGCCGGACAGATCATTCAGAAGCTGGACACCGATTCAGTAGGCAATATCATCAACCAGTATGACTATACGTACGATGCTTCCGGCAAGGTGACCGTAGAGCTTTCGGCAACAGAACCCCGGCTATACGACCTCAATAGCCTGACCATGGTCTATGATGAAGGTAACCGACTTGTATCCTATGACGGTCAGGACGTAGAATATGATGCCGACGGCAATATGACCTTTGGCCCCTTAGACGGCCAGATGGTGGAGTATATCTATGACTCTCGGAACAGACTGATTCAGGCCGGTGACACCGAGTATATCTACGACGCTGAAAACAACAGAATCGCTTCCATTGAAGACGGGGTGCGGACCGATTACGTCACCAATCCCCATGCCCACCTCAGTCAGTTGCTGGTTGAAAGCACGAGCGGCAATGAAACCTATTACGTCTATGGTATCGGCCTGATTGGCCACCAGGAGCCCAATGGTGCCTACCGGACATACCACTTCGACATCCGTGGCAGCACCACTGCTATCACCAATCAGGATGGAGTAGTGACAGACCGGTTCCAGTACGGCCCCTATGGCGAGCTTGTCAAACAAGAAGGGACAACAAAAACCCCGTTCCTCTATAATGGTAGAGACGGGGTCCAGACCGAGAACAGCGGCCTCTACTACATGCGGGCCAGGTACTACAATCCTGAGATTAAGCGGTTTATAAACCAGGATGTGTTGATGGGGGATATCTCAGACGGCAGGAGCCTGAACCGCTATGCCTACGCCGGCGGCAATCCCGTCACGATGGTGGATCCCTTCGGTCTTAGTCCTGAGTTTAGTTCGGCAAGTATCTACGGCAATCTTTTTGCCAGGTTAGGCGGTCTATTCCTTGGCGGGGGAGTTACCGGCACGCTCATGCTTTGTTGCCGGCACGCTGATCCTTACCAAAGACGGTCATAA